CCGTGGTCTACATGTCCCATAATGGTTACCACCGGGGATCTTGGTTTGAGATTCTCGAGATGTTCTGTCTGTCCGTCTTCCTGGGCCTGGAATTCCTGCTCTATGGAACGGGACCTTTCAACTTCGTAGCCCAGTTCAGTTGCAACGAGGTAAGCAGTGTCAAAATCTATACTTTTATTGACAGTTGCTACAATTCCGAGAGGCATCAGTTTACGGATTATATCTTGGGCCTTAATGCCCATCCCTTTTGCCAGTGTATCGACCTGGATCTCATCTCCAATCTTGATACTCTTTTTGGCCGGTTTTATTTCTATTTTCTTTTCTTCTTCAATCCTTTTCTCGACGCCCCTTTCTCTTCTGCCTTTTCTGAATTGAGCGCCTTTTGGTTTTTGCCTCTTGTAAGAGTAAAGGTCTTCTTCTTTAATAACAACTTTCTTTTTAACGACACCTTTCTTTTTTAGTTTTTGTTCTTCAAATTCCTGTTCTTCTATCTTTTTAAGAAGTTTTTCTGTCTTCTTTCTTTTACGCTCTTCTTCTTCTTTTTCCTTGTCACCCAGGACTATATTTTTCTCAAGGTCTTGCTTGTACGCCTCTTCAAGAACTTTTGTTATCTCTATCTTCTTTGCCTCTGCAATGAGTTCTATATCACCCTTTGTTTTTTCTTCATGGGGTACTTCTATTTCCTTTTTCATGGAAATTTCCGGTTTTACAGCTTCTGCTTTCGCAGCCCCTGTTTTTTGGACCTCTGCAGTTAAAAACTCTTCTTTGATGGGGGCTTTTTTGACTTCCGGTTCTTTTTTGATTCCTTTTAGCTCTGCTGGGGGTGTTTCTTTGGTCTTCGGGGGTTTTTCTCCCTTTTTTTCCTTAAGTTCTACCTTCTCCTGAACGGGAGGTGGTTGTACTCTTCTCCGTATGATTGTAGATGCAACCCTCTTCTCAACAATGGTCTCGCCCGAAGGCGTGGCCTTTTCTTCACTCTTTTCCTGGGGTGTCGCTTCTTCCCCCACCTCTTTTATCTTAACCCCCATGCTCTTTAATTTTGAGAGAATTTCATCGTCACTTATTTTATCGGTGAGAGTTGTAAGCTTTATCTTTGACATATATTAAACCGTTATTTCCTCGTTTTTGATTTTATTTATCATATCTCTGGCCCTTTCAATAATCCTTGTGCAGTCTTCAATAGAGATACTTGTTATTTTATTCAATTCTTCCGGTGAAAGCTTTGCTATGTCCTGTGCATCTCGCAGATATTCGTCATGGAGAACCCTTGCAAGGATTTCACTTACCTCCAAACCCTCCATAAGGTCGTCGATAATCTTTTTTGAGGTCTTTTCCAGTTCTGACTCGCTGCTGATATCAATCTTCCATCCTGTCAGTTTTGATGCGAGTCTCACATTTTGACCTTTCCTCCCGATTGCGAGGGACAGTTGGTCATCATTCACGATGATTTCCATGGCATGTTCCTCTTCGTTTAAGTAGACTTTTGATACCCTTGCAGGGGCAAGGGCGCTACATACAAACTTGGCCGGATCCTTATTCCATGGAATAATATCTATCTTCTCGCCCCTCAATTCCTGTACGACGGCCTGCACCCTGGAGCCTTTCACGCCAACACAGGCGCCAATAGGATCGACATCGGAATCTTCGCTATATACAGAGATTTTTGCTCTCTCCCCGGGTTCTCTCGCTGCGATAAGAATTTTAATGATACCTTCCTGAATCTCGGGCACCTCCAGTTCGAAAAGCTTCATGAGAAAACCCGGGTGGGTTCTTGATAAGAGGATTGTACATCCCTTTTGATTTTTTTCAACGTCAAGCACATACCCCTTTATCCTGTCTCTCTGACGATAATTTTCGCTTGGTATTGTTTCTTTAAAGGGGAGAATGGCATCTGTTTTGCCAAGGTTAACCACGTAATGGTTCTTTTCTATCCTCTGAATAACACCCGTTACGATATCTCCCAATTTGCTTTTATATTCATTGTATATAACGTCGCTCTCAGCATTTCTGACCTTTTGAAGGATTACCTGTTTTGCAGTCTGAGCCGCGATTCTTCCCAGCGACGAGGTATCCATTTTTATCCCTATACTGTCTCCTATCATACATTCGGGGTCGTGCTGCTTTGCATTTTCGAGAGATATCTCAGAATCTGACTCATTCACCTCTTCTACAACTGTCTTAAATTGGAAAACCTCAATCTCTCCGAGTTCTACGTTATATTTTGCTTCAAGGTCGAGGTGGTTCCCGAATTTCTTCTTTGATGCGGAGAGTATTGCTTCTTCTAAGGCCTCAACGAGCGTTTCCTTGGGGATACCCTTTTCCTTTCCTACCTGTTCGATGACATAGCTCAAGTCAAAATACATTGTTACTCCTCAAAAGTGGAACTGTAAATGCGCCTTTTTTATAGCATATATCGGGATTGTAAATACATCAATTTTTCCTTTTATGTCCACTTTATCTTCATAGGTTTTTATAATTTCTCCTTCAAAATCATTCTTTCCATATAGCTGTTCTTTTGTAATGATTTTGCAGAGTTTTCCTTTATATTTTTCAAAATCTTCCATTTTCTTTAAAGGTCTTGTAATACCCGGCGATGAGACTTCAAGGGTATATGTATATTCAATGAAGTCTTCCACATCAAGTATCCTCCCAAGCTCCCGGCTGACTGTTTCACAATCGGCAATCGTGACCCCGCCTTCCTTATCAATATAGACCCTCAATAGCCATCTTTTCCCTATGGGGTGAAATTCAATATCGATGAGCTCTAAACGGTCTTCAAGCAGGATAGGCATTAAAACATCTTCAATCTTTTTGATTGTTTCCTGCTCCGGCATTCCCGACCCTTAAATTAAAAAAGCGGGCTAAACCCACTTGAAGTGTTTAATTTAACATAATATTGTTTGCTATTGCAATGTAAATCACAATAACCCTCGAACCCTGCATTTATTATTGACTTTCAGAGGTATTGCAGGGTAAAAGATAAAAAAAACAGGAGGTTCCATGCGTATATCTGTTATTGGTGTTGGTTATGTCGGCCTTGTCACAGGCGCCTGTTTTGCAGAAACAGGAAATGATGTGATCTGTATGGATATTGATGAAAAGAAGATAGAGAATCTGAAACAGGGGATCATCCCCATTTATGAGCCGCACCTGGAAGAACTGGTAAAGAACAACCTGAAAGAGGGGAGACTCTGCTTTACCACAGACATTAAAGAGGCTGTTAATCATGGACTCATCGTATTCATCTCTGTTAATACGCCACAGGATGAAGATGGTTCTGCTGATCTTCAGTACGTGAAACGGGTGGCTGGTGATATCGGCAGGATTATTGAGAAGTATCGAATTGTGATAGTCAAATCTACCGTACCCGTAGGAACCTGTGAAATGGTGAAGGATACAATTACAGAAGAACTTACAAGAAGGGGGGTTGACATTCCCTTTGACATTGCCTCGAATCCCGAATTTCTCAAAGAAGGTGTGGCCGTTGATGATTGCATGAAGCCGGAAAGGGTTGTCGTCGGGGTCGAACACGGGAGGGTAGAGGAGATCTTGCGGGAACTGTATGCGCCCTTTACCCGTACGGGTGCACCCTTCCTTGTCATGGATGTTCGCTCCAGTGAGATGACGAAGTATACTGCTAATTCGATGCTTGCAACGAGGATATCCTTTATGAACCAGATTGCAACGATATGTGAGAAGCTTGGTGCTGATGTGATGATGGTCATGCGGGGTATTGGAAGCGACTCACGGATTGGCCCCAAGTTCCTTTTTCCCGGTGTGGGGTTTGGAGGTTCCTGCTTTCCCAAGGATGTCCGTGCCCTGATTAAGACGGCTCAAAACTATGGGTATGATCCTTCAATACTCGAGAAGGTAATGGAAATAAATGAAGAACAACGGATAGCCTTCACCGGGAGAATCGAGGCATACTACGACAATGATGTAAAGGGGAAGACCTTTGCCATATGGGGGCTTGCCTTCAAACCCAATACGGACGATATGCGGGAGGCCCCTTCCGTATACATAGTCGACAAGCTTACCCGGGGCGGTGCATTCTGCAACCTCTTTGACCCCAAGGCTGCGGAGGTTGCATCGAAGATTTTTGAAGGGAACCCGAATATCAAATTCGGGAAAAACCAGTACGAAGTCCTGGAAGACGTCGATGGATTAATTCTTGTCACCGAATGGCTTTCCTTCAGGGAACCGGATTTTGAAAGGATGAAGGGCCTCATGAAAGAGCATGTTATCTTTGACGGGAGAAACCAGTATAACCCGAAGACCATTGCACGACAGGGATTCAAGTATGTATGTATTGGAAGACCGATGGCTGAACTGAGGTGATTGAGAGCCCCCTTGCATACCTTAACCACTATGAGGTTAACACAATTATGAAAAAAAACTACATCTACCATACCTACCATATTCCGAAAAAAATCCTCGTCACCGGTGGCGCGGGGTTCATCGGATCTCACCTCTGTGAGAGGCTTATCCATGATGGACATGAGGTGCTCTGTCTCGATAACTATTTTACCGGTGATAAAGCGAATATCACCCACCTGATGAATCGCCCCGGGTTTGAAGTGATACGGCACGATGTTACAGAGCCGGTTCTCTTGGAGGTAGACTGGGTATTCAACCTTGCATGCCCTGCAAGTCCCATCCATTACCAGTATAACCCTGTGAAGACCATAAAGGTAAATGTCCTTGGCGCCCTTAACATGCTTGGCCTTGCAAAGCGGGTAAAAGCTCGAATCCTGCAGGCATCAACCAGTGAGGTGTATGGTGACCCCGATGTCCATCCCCAGGAGGAGGCATACTGGGGGAACGTAAACCCCATAGGGAAAAGGAGCTGCTATGATGAGGGAAAAAGAGTGGCAGAAACCCTCTTTTTCGACTATCTGAGGCAGAACAAGGTAGACATTAAGGTAGTTCGTATATTCAACACCTATGGCCCCAGGATGAGACCCGACGATGGCCGTGTGGTAAGTAACTTTATCGTTCAGGCACTAAACAATGAACCCATTACAATATACGGTGATGGCTCCCAGACACGTTCGTTCTGCTATATCGATGACATGATAGATGGGATGATACGGATGATGGACTACGAAACAGAGGAGCATACCCGCGAACATGCTTATACGAAACAGTGCCTTTCCGGGTTCCCTGGTCCTGTAAATCTCGGCAACCCATATGAGGTTTCTATTTTGTCCATTGCCCGGAGGGTTGTTGAAATGTCTGATTCCAGGTCTGAAATTGTTTTCCACCCTCTCCCGGAAGATGACCCGAAGAGAAGGTGCCCTGATATCGCCAGGGCAAAGACCTTTTTGGAATGGGAACCCTTTGTGTCACTTGATAAAGGTTTGCAAAAAACAATAGAATATTTCCGCGAGAAGGGCAAAAGCTAAACAATGGAAAAAGACTGAAGGTGTGGGGTGATCGCTTATAACAAAGAGAGAGGATGAATTAATACAGGCCGGATGGGAAAAGCGCTTTGTTGCCTCTGAGCCAAGGCTTACCGAGATGGTTGAAATGTATAAGGAGATTGGTTTTGAAGTTCATCTTGAGCCCTTACCTCCAAAAGAGGAGATGGATGCGCAAAGCTGTGAAGAGAGCGGATGCACAGCCTGTTTTGATGTTGACAGGGAACGGTACAGGATCATATTTACCAAACAAACTTGAAGTCAGTGAACAGTAAGCAGTAAGCAGTGAATAGTAAGCAGTGAATAGTGAATAGTGAATAGCAAGAAACAAGAATCGTATCCTTGCCGAACCGGGGATAAATTAAAGGTCAGAGATGAATATTTTGAAATTATTCAGGAAGAAAAAAAAGAGAGCCGATGATGACCCCAGGATTCGCGTAACAGAGGACATTGCACCGGAAGATTTTGTTCTCGTGAATGATCAGTCTTATATGTACAGGCAAAAGGTGCTCCCGGCAGCTTCAACCGTCGAATTCTGGGAGGAGAGCGGGCTTGTTGCCTTCCTGTCGGACAACCGTTTACTGAAAAGTGAAATTCTGGATGTCGGCTGCGGGAGCGGGGAAATAGACATCATTATCGCCACGAAGGGGTACGCTATTACAGCCGTTGACATATCACCCCTTGCAATCAACATGGCACAGGAGTATATGGGAAAATTTCCCGAATGCAAGGGGAGGATACATTTTTTAGCGGGTGATATTGAAAAAATGACATTCGAGAAAAGATTTTCCACCGCCATCATTTCACATACCCTTGAGCATGTTATCAACCCCGAAAAAATGATGGAAAAGGTTCTTACAATTCTTGAGCCGGGTTCGTATATTTTAGTGGCAGTCCCAAACAGGAAGGCATGGAATGACAGGACGCACCTGAGATACTATAGCGAACGAAGTTTAAAAAAATTTCTTTCTCAATACTCTCTTGAATTGGAAACCAGGATTGATAAGGTTGAAAAAATGATTTACTGTGTACTGAAAAAACCCGTTACGAACAGCACGTCACACATCACGCCTTCTTGAACAGGTCTTTCCATAATCCTTCTGCTGCTTCTTTTTCCGATTTCTTTGCTTCAGCATTATTAAACCTGAAATAATCGCAGTAATTTGCACGGTCTCTATCCTTCACATAATCTGCCTGAGATTCCCTGCATTTATTGGCCTTGCCTTCGTCATAAAACACGCAGTTCAGACACACGTGGAGATCAAATCTGCAGTGAGGACATTCGTCCTTGAAAAATATCGATTCTGCCTCAATGATGTTCTTGCACTTGTGGCACCTTTTCATACTTTATCAAGGAGTTCCTTCAAATTGTATATTACATGGCCATTGTTTTTTACCGGTCCCCGATACCTGACACCGGATCCCTGACTATCCAGGTAATATGCCTCAATTCCCAGACTCAACGGAGCGTCGAAATCAAAGACAGGATGGTCGCCCACATGGACAATCTCCGAAGGCGATATGTTTAATGTCCCGCATAACCTTTTATAAAATTCCGCTCCTTTTTTAACCATTCCATAATCTGTTGTAGCAGAAACAACATGAGTGAAAAAGTGTGTCAGGTCAGCATAGTGAAGTTCTTTTTCCACAAATATCCGTGCAGCATTGGAAGCCACAATTAATGTGTATTTTTTGCTCAGGGTATTGAGCACATCCCTTGCGTGGGGTAAT
This window of the Pseudomonadota bacterium genome carries:
- the nusA gene encoding transcription termination factor NusA → MYFDLSYVIEQVGKEKGIPKETLVEALEEAILSASKKKFGNHLDLEAKYNVELGEIEVFQFKTVVEEVNESDSEISLENAKQHDPECMIGDSIGIKMDTSSLGRIAAQTAKQVILQKVRNAESDVIYNEYKSKLGDIVTGVIQRIEKNHYVVNLGKTDAILPFKETIPSENYRQRDRIKGYVLDVEKNQKGCTILLSRTHPGFLMKLFELEVPEIQEGIIKILIAAREPGERAKISVYSEDSDVDPIGACVGVKGSRVQAVVQELRGEKIDIIPWNKDPAKFVCSALAPARVSKVYLNEEEHAMEIIVNDDQLSLAIGRKGQNVRLASKLTGWKIDISSESELEKTSKKIIDDLMEGLEVSEILARVLHDEYLRDAQDIAKLSPEELNKITSISIEDCTRIIERARDMINKIKNEEITV
- a CDS encoding ribosome maturation factor RimP; amino-acid sequence: MPEQETIKKIEDVLMPILLEDRLELIDIEFHPIGKRWLLRVYIDKEGGVTIADCETVSRELGRILDVEDFIEYTYTLEVSSPGITRPLKKMEDFEKYKGKLCKIITKEQLYGKNDFEGEIIKTYEDKVDIKGKIDVFTIPIYAIKKAHLQFHF
- a CDS encoding UDP-glucose/GDP-mannose dehydrogenase family protein, which codes for MRISVIGVGYVGLVTGACFAETGNDVICMDIDEKKIENLKQGIIPIYEPHLEELVKNNLKEGRLCFTTDIKEAVNHGLIVFISVNTPQDEDGSADLQYVKRVAGDIGRIIEKYRIVIVKSTVPVGTCEMVKDTITEELTRRGVDIPFDIASNPEFLKEGVAVDDCMKPERVVVGVEHGRVEEILRELYAPFTRTGAPFLVMDVRSSEMTKYTANSMLATRISFMNQIATICEKLGADVMMVMRGIGSDSRIGPKFLFPGVGFGGSCFPKDVRALIKTAQNYGYDPSILEKVMEINEEQRIAFTGRIEAYYDNDVKGKTFAIWGLAFKPNTDDMREAPSVYIVDKLTRGGAFCNLFDPKAAEVASKIFEGNPNIKFGKNQYEVLEDVDGLILVTEWLSFREPDFERMKGLMKEHVIFDGRNQYNPKTIARQGFKYVCIGRPMAELR
- a CDS encoding SDR family oxidoreductase; protein product: MKKNYIYHTYHIPKKILVTGGAGFIGSHLCERLIHDGHEVLCLDNYFTGDKANITHLMNRPGFEVIRHDVTEPVLLEVDWVFNLACPASPIHYQYNPVKTIKVNVLGALNMLGLAKRVKARILQASTSEVYGDPDVHPQEEAYWGNVNPIGKRSCYDEGKRVAETLFFDYLRQNKVDIKVVRIFNTYGPRMRPDDGRVVSNFIVQALNNEPITIYGDGSQTRSFCYIDDMIDGMIRMMDYETEEHTREHAYTKQCLSGFPGPVNLGNPYEVSILSIARRVVEMSDSRSEIVFHPLPEDDPKRRCPDIARAKTFLEWEPFVSLDKGLQKTIEYFREKGKS
- a CDS encoding class I SAM-dependent methyltransferase; this encodes MNILKLFRKKKKRADDDPRIRVTEDIAPEDFVLVNDQSYMYRQKVLPAASTVEFWEESGLVAFLSDNRLLKSEILDVGCGSGEIDIIIATKGYAITAVDISPLAINMAQEYMGKFPECKGRIHFLAGDIEKMTFEKRFSTAIISHTLEHVINPEKMMEKVLTILEPGSYILVAVPNRKAWNDRTHLRYYSERSLKKFLSQYSLELETRIDKVEKMIYCVLKKPVTNSTSHITPS
- a CDS encoding HAD family hydrolase, with protein sequence MKKVISFDLDGTLVDARYGDAVWNQGIPEEYAKKYSVPLNEAKEFIINKYRGIGDGNILWYEIQYWLEKFDLPVSTHELLKRFESHIELLPHARDVLNTLSKKYTLIVASNAARIFVEKELHYADLTHFFTHVVSATTDYGMVKKGAEFYKRLCGTLNISPSEIVHVGDHPVFDFDAPLSLGIEAYYLDSQGSGVRYRGPVKNNGHVIYNLKELLDKV